A region from the Gemmatimonadota bacterium genome encodes:
- a CDS encoding alpha/beta hydrolase, with the protein MAAARGWESISLYFRGCSGEPNRQARSYHSGETTDVAMVVERLKNGRPDAPLIVAGVSLGGNVLLKYLGEQGEALEGVITAATAISVPFDLARSCQHLDTHVVLHQLVSQDAPSKGPRQGRAVPGLADPEAIRRSNSMWSFDDAYTSVVHGFADAADYYRQSSAINFLGGVRVPTLLLSSHDDPFHPPDLLYDVEELPDAIRRWSRSSLMSEDTSASWRARYRGGHRLIASDAPSSSACHS; encoded by the coding sequence TTGGCGGCGGCGCGGGGTTGGGAGTCAATCTCCCTGTACTTCCGCGGATGCAGCGGCGAACCCAATCGCCAGGCACGCTCCTACCACAGCGGCGAGACCACGGACGTGGCGATGGTTGTCGAGCGATTGAAGAACGGGCGGCCCGACGCGCCGCTCATCGTGGCCGGCGTCTCGCTGGGCGGGAACGTGCTCCTCAAGTACCTCGGCGAACAGGGCGAGGCGCTCGAAGGGGTTATCACCGCCGCCACGGCCATTAGCGTGCCGTTTGACCTGGCACGATCCTGCCAGCACCTCGACACCCACGTCGTTTTACACCAACTGGTTTCTCAAGACGCTCCGTCCAAAGGCCCTCGCCAAGGTCGCGCAGTTCCCGGCCTGGCAGATCCGGAGGCGATCCGCCGTTCCAACTCGATGTGGTCGTTTGACGATGCCTACACGAGCGTGGTGCATGGCTTCGCCGACGCCGCCGATTACTACCGTCAGAGCAGCGCCATCAACTTCCTGGGAGGCGTTCGCGTCCCGACGCTCCTGTTGTCGTCGCACGACGATCCATTTCATCCCCCGGACCTGCTATACGACGTCGAGGAATTGCCCGACGCAATTCGGCGCTGGTCACGGAGTTCGTTGATGTCGGAGGACACGTCGGCTTCGTGGAGGGCGCGGTACCGTGGCGGACATCGTCTTATTGCGAGCGACGCGCCATCGAGTTCGGCGTGTCACAGCTGA
- a CDS encoding arsenate reductase: MREPPGAEFSARKRSLPYGSPDLRTKKSAETWKALRFFSERRVKTHFVDLNERAAALGELRRFAQKFGVTALIDRDSRRFQDLGLGQARYGDDRWLEKLVEEPLMLKTPLVRFQHQLTLGVDEAVWKGWVGR; the protein is encoded by the coding sequence ATTCGGGAACCACCCGGCGCCGAGTTTTCAGCGCGAAAGCGCAGCCTTCCTTATGGAAGTCCAGATCTTCGAACGAAGAAAAGCGCAGAAACCTGGAAGGCCCTTCGCTTCTTCAGTGAGCGACGGGTGAAAACGCATTTCGTCGACCTGAACGAGCGGGCCGCCGCTCTGGGCGAGTTGCGGCGGTTCGCCCAGAAGTTCGGGGTGACCGCGCTGATCGACCGGGATTCCCGGCGCTTCCAGGATCTGGGCCTTGGGCAGGCCCGCTACGGCGACGATCGGTGGCTGGAAAAGCTGGTCGAGGAGCCGCTCATGCTAAAAACCCCACTCGTACGTTTCCAGCACCAGTTGACCCTTGGGGTGGACGAGGCGGTATGGAAGGGTTGGGTGGGGCGCTGA
- a CDS encoding ABC-F family ATP-binding cassette domain-containing protein, whose amino-acid sequence MRRDDHPLRRHLHHWGRGALGLIGRNGSGKTSLFRLITGAQAPSVGSIARTPGLRYAVLDQHREFPGATTIWEAVAEAFRSLIDLELDLALQANALAEAGAHATKAQLDRYSRDLERFERDGGYTYTSTVDAVLEGLGFSAAAAHDTAGAPQWR is encoded by the coding sequence ATACGGCGCGACGACCATCCTCTCAGGCGTCACCTGCACCATTGGGGCAGGGGAGCGCTGGGGCTGATCGGGCGCAATGGGTCGGGGAAGACCTCCCTCTTCCGGTTGATCACCGGCGCTCAGGCGCCGAGCGTTGGGTCGATCGCGCGGACCCCCGGGCTCCGGTACGCGGTGCTGGACCAGCATCGCGAGTTCCCTGGCGCGACCACGATCTGGGAGGCGGTCGCCGAGGCGTTCCGCTCGCTCATCGACCTGGAGCTGGACCTCGCCCTGCAGGCCAACGCCCTGGCCGAGGCGGGCGCCCACGCCACGAAGGCGCAGCTCGACCGGTACTCGCGCGACCTGGAGCGGTTCGAGCGCGACGGGGGATACACCTACACATCGACAGTAGACGCCGTCCTCGAAGGGTTGGGTTTCAGCGCGGCGGCCGCGCACGACACCGCTGGTGCACCTCAGTGGCGGTGA
- a CDS encoding ABC-F family ATP-binding cassette domain-containing protein, translating to MAVNVAGWRWPVSWPSPPTCFSLDEPTNHLDLETTAWLEEFLRTSRETQLIISHDRAFLDRVVDHVLHLEDLSAQAYTGGYAAFVQQRGERRLSQQRAFDKQSKSIAREEDYIRRNIAGQNTKQAQGRRKRLSWLPRLTPPPDDASAMSVRFRAQRPRRGPGGGLRARERVDR from the coding sequence GTGGCGGTGAACGTGGCCGGGTGGCGCTGGCCCGTCAGCTGGCCATCCCCGCCGACGTGCTTCTCCCTCGACGAACCGACGAACCACCTGGACCTCGAGACGACGGCCTGGCTGGAGGAGTTCCTGCGCACCTCACGCGAGACGCAGCTGATCATCTCACACGACCGGGCCTTCCTCGATCGCGTGGTCGACCATGTGCTGCACCTGGAGGACCTCAGCGCCCAGGCGTACACCGGTGGTTATGCGGCGTTTGTCCAGCAACGCGGCGAGCGACGCCTGTCGCAGCAACGCGCATTCGACAAGCAGAGCAAGTCGATTGCGCGCGAGGAGGACTACATCCGGCGCAACATTGCCGGGCAGAACACCAAGCAGGCCCAAGGGCGACGCAAGCGCCTCTCCTGGCTCCCGCGCCTCACGCCACCCCCAGACGATGCGTCGGCCATGTCCGTGCGCTTTCGAGCCCAGCGCCCGAGGCGGGGACCAGGTGGTGGCCTTCGAGCGCGCGAGCGTGTCGATCGGTGA
- a CDS encoding ABC-F family ATP-binding cassette domain-containing protein, with amino-acid sequence MAFERASVSIGDRVLLKPFTNWVRRGDVVGLIGPNGTGKTTLLRTIVGVRPPTHGEIRVGGAIQPSIYTQDFANVPRDRSIYDVIGALRPMWERGAIQGHLGRVQFSGDEVKRSTSSLSGGELARVALAMMMLDGANFLIFDEPTNHLDVESIEELEDAIESYEGTVLLVSHDRELLRKLVTRVWELRDGEMRVFDGDFVEWEDFRAREQATAAKRASDVAAAEREREKDQARLRARDAQKTKSSGRDARRDLERAEARAAELDAEVARLTALLADPGTYEGPDGRARAEQLNRELKGATAKLAEAMTAWEAAMEAAGG; translated from the coding sequence GTGGCCTTCGAGCGCGCGAGCGTGTCGATCGGTGACCGCGTGCTGCTCAAGCCCTTCACCAACTGGGTGCGGCGCGGCGACGTAGTCGGCCTCATTGGTCCCAACGGGACGGGCAAGACGACGTTGCTGCGCACGATCGTTGGGGTGCGGCCGCCCACACACGGCGAGATACGTGTTGGCGGGGCGATCCAGCCGTCGATCTACACCCAGGACTTTGCCAACGTCCCGCGCGACCGCTCCATCTACGACGTGATCGGGGCGTTGCGCCCCATGTGGGAGCGCGGTGCCATCCAGGGGCACCTCGGTCGCGTGCAGTTCTCCGGCGACGAGGTCAAGCGCTCCACCTCATCGCTCTCGGGTGGTGAGCTGGCGCGGGTGGCACTCGCGATGATGATGCTCGACGGGGCCAACTTCCTGATCTTCGACGAGCCGACGAACCACCTGGACGTCGAGTCGATCGAGGAACTGGAAGACGCGATCGAGTCATATGAAGGCACTGTCCTCCTGGTTTCGCACGACCGGGAGTTGCTTCGCAAGCTCGTGACGCGGGTCTGGGAGCTGCGCGACGGCGAGATGCGGGTGTTTGATGGAGACTTCGTCGAGTGGGAGGACTTTCGCGCGCGGGAGCAGGCCACCGCTGCGAAGCGGGCGTCGGACGTGGCCGCTGCCGAGCGCGAACGCGAGAAGGACCAGGCTCGGCTGCGTGCGCGCGACGCGCAGAAGACGAAGTCCTCCGGTCGCGATGCCCGCCGCGACCTGGAACGTGCGGAGGCTCGGGCGGCCGAGCTGGACGCCGAAGTGGCTCGGCTGACCGCGCTGTTGGCCGATCCCGGGACGTACGAAGGCCCGGACGGACGGGCGCGGGCGGAGCAGCTGAACCGCGAACTCAAGGGCGCCACCGCGAAGCTCGCGGAGGCGATGACGGCCTGGGAAGCGGCGATGGAGGCCGCTGGGGGTTAA